From Sulfuracidifex tepidarius, one genomic window encodes:
- a CDS encoding thiamine-phosphate synthase family protein, translating to MLKSPLSLITDHLLPSLRVLEAKKLREQGMSQTKIASLLGVTQPAVKQYLEEDERTYRKKLVSMGIQEKEIDDLLYSLSEILVREDVKEAMSFVTTRSLIFLSGLRFCKFHRNIDKDIPIDCNICASFYRENDESLLYSALGMLQNPLISALIPQVLSNIAFARRGASSCNDVLAIPGRIANVRGIPMAASRPQWGGSRHLSKVIITVMKVCSDVRSVMDIKYDSSVEGAVEKSKLKYSRVGPQDFADDESIADAIKSVFDCSTDVVFHRGGKGLEPVTYVFGKDPLEVAEKVVTIAKFYASN from the coding sequence ATGCTGAAGTCACCACTCTCGCTGATAACTGATCATCTACTCCCTTCTCTTAGGGTTCTCGAGGCTAAAAAACTTAGGGAGCAAGGAATGAGCCAGACCAAGATAGCTTCGCTATTAGGCGTAACTCAGCCTGCAGTTAAACAGTACCTAGAGGAAGATGAGAGAACATATAGGAAAAAGCTAGTATCCATGGGAATTCAGGAAAAAGAAATAGATGATCTACTTTATTCCCTTTCTGAAATACTAGTAAGAGAAGATGTAAAGGAGGCAATGTCGTTCGTAACTACAAGGTCGCTCATCTTCTTGAGTGGCCTTAGGTTCTGTAAGTTCCATAGGAATATAGACAAGGATATACCAATAGACTGCAACATTTGTGCTAGCTTTTACAGGGAAAATGACGAAAGTTTGCTTTACAGTGCTCTAGGGATGCTCCAAAACCCCTTGATTTCCGCCCTCATCCCACAAGTTCTAAGCAACATCGCGTTTGCAAGACGTGGAGCTTCAAGTTGTAACGACGTTTTAGCGATCCCAGGGAGAATAGCTAACGTAAGAGGAATACCGATGGCCGCATCTAGGCCACAGTGGGGAGGAAGTAGGCATCTGTCCAAGGTTATCATAACAGTAATGAAAGTATGCTCCGATGTCAGGTCAGTGATGGACATAAAATACGATAGCTCTGTGGAAGGTGCAGTGGAGAAGAGCAAATTGAAGTACTCTAGAGTAGGCCCTCAGGACTTCGCTGACGATGAGTCAATAGCAGATGCTATAAAATCTGTATTTGACTGTTCTACCGATGTAGTATTTCATAGGGGGGGTAAGGGACTAGAACCCGTGACCTATGTCTTCGGTAAAGATCCTCTGGAAGTTGCTGAAAAAGTGGTCACGATAGCTAAGTTCTATGCCTCAAATTAG
- a CDS encoding GtrA family protein, whose product MSRLLKFMIVGGLGTIVNEGVYITSARLIPIAAALLLGIEISIIFNFFLNDWWTFKGMGVGTSTPMRLIKFHVSSAMGGAVQYFATIVFLIEFLHFTTFSEIFIYLFVYNYLNSSSFTLLFTNFLGIVSSFAVRFITSIKYVWS is encoded by the coding sequence GTGTCAAGGCTACTGAAGTTCATGATAGTCGGAGGACTAGGCACGATAGTCAATGAGGGAGTATATATAACTTCAGCTAGGTTAATCCCTATAGCTGCAGCCTTACTCCTTGGCATCGAGATTTCAATAATATTTAATTTCTTCCTTAACGATTGGTGGACTTTCAAGGGGATGGGAGTAGGAACTTCGACTCCGATGAGATTAATAAAGTTCCACGTATCCTCTGCCATGGGCGGAGCTGTGCAATACTTTGCAACTATAGTATTTTTAATAGAGTTCCTTCATTTCACTACCTTCTCAGAAATCTTTATTTATCTATTTGTATATAACTATCTCAATAGTTCTTCATTCACGCTTCTCTTTACTAACTTTCTAGGGATAGTCTCAAGTTTCGCTGTAAGGTTTATAACCAGCATTAAGTATGTGTGGTCTTAG
- the alaXM gene encoding alanyl-tRNA editing protein AlaXM: MTKEVFQYDSYIKNHEAKVTRVEDGKILFLDETIFYPGGGGLEKDHGKIEGADVIDVKRDEGREIFHVLSSPLDVKEGDTVRCEIDWERRYRMMRLHTASHVMAAVALSKFNALVTGGNITPEQAKDDFSLESKDQINEIVSEANEIIKRGINVKVYFLPKEEAMKIPAIVKLAGRSPPDLPVWRIVEIEGIDIQADGGPHVRNTAEIGQIKLLKVENKGKNRKRVYYTV, translated from the coding sequence ATGACAAAGGAGGTCTTTCAATACGATTCTTATATAAAGAACCATGAGGCGAAAGTAACCAGGGTTGAGGACGGAAAGATCCTCTTTCTAGACGAGACTATATTCTATCCTGGTGGAGGAGGTTTAGAAAAGGATCATGGAAAGATAGAAGGAGCAGATGTCATAGACGTGAAGAGAGATGAAGGAAGAGAAATATTTCACGTTTTAAGTTCTCCCCTAGACGTCAAGGAAGGAGATACTGTCCGCTGTGAAATAGATTGGGAAAGGAGATACAGGATGATGAGACTCCATACAGCATCTCATGTGATGGCTGCGGTAGCCCTTTCAAAGTTCAACGCTCTAGTGACCGGAGGGAACATAACGCCAGAGCAAGCTAAGGACGATTTCTCTTTAGAATCAAAAGATCAGATAAACGAAATAGTAAGCGAAGCTAATGAAATAATAAAGAGGGGAATCAACGTGAAGGTATACTTTTTACCTAAGGAAGAAGCCATGAAGATACCTGCAATAGTGAAGCTTGCAGGGAGAAGTCCTCCAGACCTTCCTGTATGGAGGATAGTGGAAATAGAGGGCATAGATATTCAGGCAGATGGAGGGCCTCATGTAAGGAACACAGCGGAGATAGGACAGATAAAGCTACTAAAGGTTGAAAACAAGGGTAAGAACAGAAAGAGAGTTTACTACACTGTCTAA
- a CDS encoding aminotransferase class I/II-fold pyridoxal phosphate-dependent enzyme, with translation MTHGGFPWRNGKPSEIVDLSVNLNPLGVPEAVKELVEEAVKKEVYRYYPQIDYLCLKENIAEILDVNPSLIEVYNGVSEFLSYLPNDYSCPQPNYSEYPCRSSYMAKENDTSFSYYLKGDKVITSYPVNPTGSTIDEKEILDFLESKRELILDESFIDMSDLKSFRRLVEEYEELTVISSFTKSLSIPGLRIGFSISRKKVRLPPWRVNSIASYVFSNVDPKEIRKFLYKSKNEVKRLLEEFRRKIKAKTYESHAPFVLVELPVPTVEINKTLESYGYHIREPNGFIGLRETHARISVREESLKLADIINSISPKTFKLND, from the coding sequence ATGACTCACGGCGGTTTTCCGTGGCGCAACGGGAAACCTTCTGAAATAGTGGACCTAAGCGTTAACCTCAACCCGTTAGGAGTTCCAGAAGCTGTGAAGGAACTTGTGGAGGAAGCTGTCAAGAAAGAAGTCTACAGATATTATCCTCAAATTGATTATTTATGCCTCAAAGAGAACATAGCTGAAATACTCGACGTAAATCCTTCCCTTATAGAAGTTTACAACGGGGTCTCAGAGTTCCTTTCATATTTACCTAATGATTACTCATGTCCCCAGCCCAATTACTCAGAATACCCCTGTAGATCCTCTTACATGGCGAAGGAGAACGATACCTCGTTTAGTTACTATTTAAAGGGAGACAAAGTGATAACGAGTTACCCAGTGAACCCTACTGGATCGACGATAGATGAAAAGGAGATTTTAGACTTCCTTGAATCAAAAAGAGAATTAATACTGGACGAGTCTTTCATAGATATGAGTGACCTCAAGAGCTTTCGCAGGCTGGTAGAGGAATATGAAGAACTTACTGTGATCTCGTCCTTCACGAAATCACTATCAATCCCAGGTCTTAGAATAGGATTTTCCATCTCGAGAAAGAAGGTACGTTTGCCCCCATGGAGGGTAAATTCCATAGCCAGTTATGTATTCTCCAACGTTGACCCTAAGGAGATAAGGAAATTCTTGTATAAGAGCAAAAACGAGGTTAAAAGACTATTAGAAGAGTTTAGAAGGAAAATCAAGGCTAAGACATACGAAAGCCACGCGCCTTTCGTTTTAGTAGAATTACCTGTACCCACTGTTGAGATAAATAAGACGTTGGAAAGTTACGGTTATCATATAAGGGAACCCAACGGCTTCATAGGACTGAGAGAAACTCATGCTAGAATTTCGGTTAGAGAAGAGTCCCTGAAATTGGCAGACATCATCAACTCTATATCTCCAAAAACTTTTAAATTGAATGATTAA
- a CDS encoding helix-turn-helix domain-containing protein, translating to MKGDFIILDVKSNDRICRILLEVRSDQAVVEKVCNTFSKVGKETFLCTMTTDSPIAKIVSSYSILTGSMLADSVVWTFILEGYSELKHVLKDLLSVTKGVKVIKVKKILNNEPLTAKQEQILRIALDSGFYDFPRKVTERELAKRLNISQSSLSEVLRRAEKNVIIDYFRKRGL from the coding sequence ATGAAGGGAGATTTCATCATACTAGATGTTAAATCAAACGACAGGATATGCAGAATATTACTTGAAGTCAGAAGTGATCAAGCTGTAGTTGAGAAGGTATGCAACACTTTCTCCAAGGTAGGAAAGGAGACTTTCCTGTGCACTATGACCACAGACTCACCTATAGCAAAAATTGTGTCTTCATACTCTATCCTAACAGGATCCATGCTAGCTGATTCCGTTGTATGGACTTTCATCCTTGAAGGGTATTCTGAACTCAAACATGTCCTCAAGGATTTACTCAGCGTAACTAAGGGAGTAAAGGTCATAAAAGTAAAGAAGATCCTTAACAACGAACCGTTAACTGCGAAACAGGAACAAATACTCAGGATAGCTCTCGACTCCGGTTTCTACGATTTCCCAAGGAAGGTAACAGAGAGGGAACTAGCCAAGAGGCTCAACATAAGCCAATCGTCGCTTAGTGAAGTGCTAAGACGAGCTGAGAAAAACGTTATAATAGATTACTTTAGGAAGAGAGGTTTATGA
- a CDS encoding MMPL family transporter: MRKIWVQLILWIVLLGILAPFAATISSYFVYSDSPFLSSNLESVQAKQIALKYFNFSSNDTIYVIYNGSYEKGLNEIYQNIYLLRDAHLITPYNYINNTMKEYESYIRPILDIYCKNLTSLHELYVNLTLLRNYLLENTSLFAEELNITYWVPLHLDQSSDKAIQEFLSYFNYSNGTLIQRERNASIHVFKDPFVLCFGPSNFTNISLIGKVLNNPNYKLIIRDLTGVNISSLELKNPKEFALSQVEKRIPPPPVSISNFHRNNSWLFLVEVPNNESLDNVERFMSSLNGASVTGHLPFYAQSAYYTQSNIEIIDVTTVALVGILLALLLRALIPIVILVLDAGAGVVLSYGLVYAASLLGYKIYYISGLVTPPIVFGISIDYAILFLYRYFEELRKNNMEKEPSLNAAFKTAGKGAIFSGISIVVGFAGFLVSPSSLLENIGLALVISSLSSVFVAVFLTYTMISIIPVNKLGFPRKDVPRSEDAREGYLERAANFSVKNRKVVIIGMFFLFALSLGVSLTHTTNGNIDEIIPSYASSLKAESQLTHLYNYSLDYAIFKGNPNASYSKILNVTKSLEREGAIVYGPASIGNYVLNKPTSLTDYFYAGGYTLLLVYVPYPVFSKGAINMTNYLIGTGWLVGGSNAQRLVIINNSEFVYFHFTLIFTIIGIVVYLFLVLGSLSIPLRLAATIGISSLFGVAMMYLVFGSVYWITPLVVFALLFGLGIDYDLFIILRLIETKEEDWNKRIIFSIKKTGLVVTAAGMILSGAFFSLTVSDLRFLQEIGFAVGVSVLFDTFVVRPILVPAILSVLKKLNWWPNLRHRT; the protein is encoded by the coding sequence ATGCGTAAAATATGGGTACAGTTGATCCTATGGATAGTTCTGCTTGGAATTTTAGCTCCGTTTGCAGCTACTATATCCAGCTATTTCGTTTACTCTGATTCACCTTTCCTCTCTAGTAATCTAGAGAGCGTACAAGCTAAGCAAATCGCCTTAAAATATTTCAATTTTAGTAGTAATGATACTATATATGTTATCTATAACGGTTCATATGAAAAGGGTCTAAATGAGATATATCAAAACATATATCTCTTAAGGGATGCTCATTTAATTACTCCATATAACTATATTAATAATACAATGAAAGAATATGAGAGTTATATTAGACCAATTCTTGATATTTATTGCAAAAACTTGACCTCTTTGCATGAACTTTACGTCAACCTGACTCTATTGCGTAACTATCTCTTAGAAAATACCTCACTTTTCGCAGAGGAACTAAACATAACCTACTGGGTTCCTCTTCATTTGGATCAAAGTAGTGATAAAGCAATACAGGAGTTTCTGAGTTATTTTAATTACTCTAATGGCACATTAATACAAAGAGAGAGGAACGCTTCTATTCATGTTTTCAAAGACCCATTTGTGTTATGTTTCGGTCCCTCAAATTTCACTAATATTTCTTTGATAGGAAAAGTACTTAATAATCCTAACTATAAGCTCATAATCAGAGACTTAACTGGAGTTAACATCTCATCTCTAGAGCTTAAGAATCCTAAAGAATTTGCACTCTCTCAAGTCGAGAAAAGGATTCCCCCACCTCCTGTATCTATCTCTAATTTTCATAGGAACAACTCCTGGCTTTTCCTGGTTGAGGTCCCTAACAACGAGAGTCTGGATAACGTAGAGAGATTCATGTCTTCTCTTAATGGCGCATCTGTAACTGGTCATCTACCTTTCTATGCTCAATCGGCTTATTACACTCAATCCAATATTGAAATAATCGACGTTACTACAGTAGCTCTTGTAGGAATTCTTCTGGCTCTCCTGCTGAGGGCTCTTATACCGATAGTTATTCTAGTCCTTGACGCTGGGGCTGGAGTAGTTCTATCTTACGGTCTAGTATACGCTGCGTCTTTGCTCGGCTACAAAATTTATTATATCTCTGGTCTAGTCACTCCACCAATAGTATTTGGAATATCTATAGACTATGCCATACTTTTCCTCTATAGATATTTTGAGGAACTTAGGAAAAACAATATGGAGAAGGAACCTTCTCTGAATGCCGCATTTAAAACAGCAGGTAAAGGGGCAATATTCAGCGGTATTTCAATAGTGGTCGGTTTTGCGGGATTTCTTGTATCCCCATCCTCTTTACTCGAAAACATAGGCTTGGCTTTAGTTATATCGTCACTTTCATCGGTTTTCGTCGCTGTATTTCTCACATATACGATGATTTCTATTATTCCTGTAAACAAACTCGGCTTCCCGAGGAAAGATGTCCCGAGGAGTGAGGATGCAAGGGAAGGATATCTCGAGAGAGCTGCAAACTTTTCAGTAAAGAATAGAAAAGTTGTAATTATAGGCATGTTTTTCCTCTTTGCACTTTCTTTAGGTGTGTCTCTTACGCATACCACTAACGGCAATATAGATGAGATAATACCCTCATACGCATCGTCATTGAAGGCAGAAAGTCAGTTAACGCATCTCTACAACTACAGTCTAGATTATGCGATCTTTAAGGGAAATCCGAACGCTAGCTACTCAAAAATACTCAACGTAACGAAATCCTTGGAAAGGGAAGGAGCTATAGTTTACGGTCCAGCTTCCATAGGTAATTACGTTTTGAATAAACCTACGTCTCTCACGGATTACTTTTATGCAGGAGGTTATACTCTCCTTCTAGTTTACGTTCCATATCCGGTCTTCTCTAAAGGTGCAATAAATATGACTAACTATCTCATAGGTACCGGCTGGCTGGTAGGTGGATCTAACGCTCAGAGGTTAGTAATCATCAACAATTCCGAGTTTGTATATTTTCATTTTACTTTAATATTTACTATAATAGGAATTGTAGTTTATCTTTTCCTAGTACTTGGATCTCTTTCAATTCCATTAAGACTAGCAGCGACAATAGGAATAAGCTCTCTGTTCGGCGTCGCTATGATGTACCTTGTATTTGGTTCAGTCTATTGGATAACTCCTCTGGTTGTCTTCGCTTTACTCTTCGGTCTAGGGATAGACTATGACCTTTTTATTATACTCCGTTTGATAGAGACCAAGGAGGAAGACTGGAACAAAAGGATCATCTTCTCTATTAAGAAGACCGGTTTAGTTGTGACTGCGGCTGGAATGATCTTGTCAGGCGCTTTCTTCTCTCTTACAGTATCAGATCTAAGGTTCCTTCAGGAAATAGGCTTTGCAGTAGGAGTTTCAGTTTTGTTTGATACGTTCGTTGTTAGACCTATCTTAGTCCCAGCAATCCTCAGTGTTCTGAAGAAACTCAACTGGTGGCCTAATTTGAGGCATAGAACTTAG
- a CDS encoding DNA double-strand break repair nuclease NurA codes for MVEVNSKHDNNFSLKFSAIDGTFHEIFTEEGIKTFIVVGEVQGELNGNTITITGINLARQISENKGEDVMRIAEYEQARKSHADVVLMDRKVSFDMTFKVIPPERFIAVVKDFDPIKRRSLQEDVKAPWIKVENNTDKLTSGFFRLFPNSWVFMFETNVYSEDILDILISLGRVPIPESLGYNYPLFLADKLVKYYRDKEYKGIELELSPSRYRDFRGEVEHLRRVRRFF; via the coding sequence TTGGTAGAAGTTAATTCTAAGCATGATAATAACTTCTCTCTGAAGTTTTCAGCAATAGATGGAACATTTCATGAAATATTCACTGAAGAAGGAATTAAGACCTTCATCGTGGTGGGAGAAGTACAAGGAGAGCTTAACGGCAACACCATAACAATCACTGGGATAAACCTTGCGAGGCAAATTTCGGAAAATAAGGGCGAAGACGTAATGAGAATTGCAGAGTACGAACAAGCTAGGAAATCACATGCAGACGTAGTCCTCATGGACAGGAAAGTTTCCTTCGACATGACGTTTAAAGTGATCCCCCCAGAGAGATTCATTGCTGTAGTGAAAGATTTTGATCCAATAAAGAGAAGAAGCTTACAAGAGGACGTGAAAGCTCCATGGATCAAGGTGGAAAACAACACTGACAAATTAACCTCTGGTTTCTTTAGGTTATTTCCTAATTCCTGGGTGTTCATGTTTGAGACTAACGTTTATTCGGAGGACATTTTAGATATTTTAATTAGTTTAGGTAGAGTCCCGATACCTGAATCGTTGGGTTATAATTATCCTCTATTCTTAGCTGATAAACTAGTAAAATACTATAGGGATAAAGAGTATAAAGGTATAGAGCTGGAGCTATCACCTTCAAGGTATAGGGACTTCAGAGGGGAAGTTGAACATTTAAGAAGAGTAAGGAGATTTTTCTAA
- a CDS encoding ATP-binding protein, which produces MEITGKLREVRIISRPTADGRGSVSFRSYVIEFPFSRSKFNIGRLLYVPTIEKDKYLLLEIADFQPFHYGMINLDPTIPLGIRNEIMKGVEESWNTEDSTEAWIDVYAYPIGYVMSSSGFTKGYLPPLPGSEVRILGDDSYRKFVCHEGGPSIGKIYGEEMELNVDLRRAIRYHIGVFAFTGSGKSNLSSLLVRKILSNCPDTKVVVFDVSMEYSVLLNDLISMYNSRVITTDRVPKSEQEFKRRFLRSHVWPEEILDLKAKMLENVGKSFNEGKVKQLYVPPQGHIQMAYGDLVEQVRAQAEDKYTAVSLKPIFYSMLAYLDKFMRENKLTREDLVDDRISSLLDDVEKLAKDSHARDNASIFTFISSLRSYISTEVTESDDYDVEKASIEILDNSQGSPRLFVFELPNLDEGRQIVSSLVENIYSRRKRSYSTDPKVLFVIDEAQEFIPYDTRAKGNSETSSATIEKLLRHGRKYYLNALISTQRLAYLNTNVLQQLHTYFISTLPRPYDRQLVAETFGINDSLLDRTLDLESGQWLLVSFKAALPHDVPVFFEAENNLDLLKKNLV; this is translated from the coding sequence ATGGAAATAACTGGGAAACTTAGGGAGGTCAGAATTATAAGTAGGCCCACTGCTGACGGTAGAGGGTCTGTGTCATTTAGGTCATATGTGATAGAATTCCCTTTCTCCAGGTCAAAGTTTAATATAGGTAGATTGCTTTACGTCCCTACAATAGAGAAGGATAAATATTTACTTCTTGAGATAGCAGACTTTCAACCTTTTCATTACGGTATGATAAACTTAGATCCTACAATCCCTCTGGGCATAAGGAACGAGATTATGAAGGGCGTAGAGGAGAGCTGGAACACTGAAGATTCAACAGAGGCGTGGATAGATGTTTACGCATATCCTATAGGTTACGTTATGTCATCTTCTGGATTCACGAAGGGTTATTTACCCCCTCTTCCAGGTTCAGAAGTCAGGATACTTGGCGATGACTCCTATAGGAAGTTTGTATGTCATGAAGGAGGTCCTTCCATAGGCAAGATCTATGGAGAGGAAATGGAGCTCAACGTTGATCTTAGAAGAGCAATCAGATATCATATAGGAGTCTTTGCATTCACAGGCTCAGGTAAGTCTAACTTATCCTCTTTGCTGGTCAGGAAGATTCTTTCGAACTGTCCCGACACTAAGGTTGTAGTCTTTGATGTCTCCATGGAGTATTCAGTTCTTTTAAATGATCTCATAAGTATGTATAACTCCAGGGTGATAACTACCGATAGGGTACCCAAATCAGAACAGGAATTTAAAAGGAGATTTCTCAGAAGTCACGTATGGCCAGAGGAGATTCTAGACCTAAAGGCTAAAATGTTAGAGAACGTAGGGAAGTCCTTCAATGAAGGGAAGGTAAAGCAACTTTACGTTCCCCCTCAAGGTCACATACAGATGGCCTACGGAGATTTAGTAGAGCAGGTTAGAGCTCAGGCAGAGGATAAGTATACAGCAGTCTCGCTGAAGCCAATTTTCTATTCTATGTTAGCCTATTTAGATAAGTTTATGAGAGAGAACAAACTTACAAGAGAAGATCTCGTAGACGATAGGATATCTAGCCTTTTGGACGATGTCGAAAAGTTAGCTAAGGACTCACACGCTAGAGATAACGCTTCAATTTTCACTTTCATCTCTTCCCTTAGGTCTTACATCTCGACCGAAGTGACTGAAAGCGACGATTATGACGTCGAGAAAGCCTCAATTGAGATATTGGACAACTCACAGGGCTCTCCTAGACTTTTCGTTTTTGAACTTCCGAACCTAGATGAGGGTAGGCAGATAGTTTCGTCGTTAGTGGAGAATATCTACAGCAGGAGGAAAAGGTCTTACTCAACGGATCCAAAGGTCCTGTTTGTGATAGACGAGGCTCAGGAGTTCATACCATATGATACCAGAGCTAAAGGTAACAGCGAGACCTCTAGCGCAACAATAGAGAAATTACTTAGACACGGAAGAAAGTATTACTTGAATGCACTCATAAGCACGCAAAGGCTAGCATACCTTAATACCAACGTACTTCAACAGCTTCACACCTACTTCATTAGTACCCTTCCCAGACCTTATGACAGACAGCTTGTAGCGGAAACTTTCGGAATAAATGATTCTCTTCTTGATAGAACTCTTGATCTGGAGTCAGGTCAATGGTTGTTGGTAAGCTTTAAGGCGGCTCTCCCTCATGACGTCCCAGTGTTCTTCGAAGCTGAGAATAATTTAGATCTACTCAAAAAGAATTTAGTTTAA
- a CDS encoding cation:proton antiporter, translated as MNYEYLSLTLIFTLMLAYALTRIKINPIVAYLLGGVIGTSFLSINFNSSYFSILTFLALNLLSFEIGAGFNVSNIGSLMRKSITIALVELTLITTFSYLAGIYILHFSPFVSTFLVLASLDTSTSILYKLFEKKNIDDKDVLIAVASIEDVEVFFLYSFFVALNGSFRLLTVISVLIEIIVASILIYGIAKFFVNRFVENIIRIDDQGLTVLIPVTLVFVFEFVSTSVGIPTTLSMILAGIAFSSISSSNKVFKLSSPIRDLALIFFFLSVGGYLKISISLIEFFVIGLLVLVIKYFSFSVASWVTGSPFKRAFGNGFYMIAISEFGIIVSIDAISEGLDLYPIYYLSVTVVIISSIIVSIIDININKIENLISYIYSKSYTLRLVDSAFLWVNRNAIKSLSPIARSNLFKSFILVVGYLILPIFLFSKLNSFISTLIDPILGPSLIDIFMSSVDLIFALVIFVAFSFQISKIYYTFYNTIILSLMKTKAKWLRDFWKLVLSPVYIGQRFYLLITGAIFWTLDLGSSLLSNGFAISLAPFLLLVGLASIVYFSTVKVPYKIDSSIINKPPSKRKVVKITIYSIKKSRKRVTNEQIRTKFANKIEDVVPKL; from the coding sequence ATGAACTATGAGTACCTTAGCCTTACATTGATTTTCACTTTAATGTTAGCCTATGCTCTAACCAGGATTAAGATAAATCCTATTGTGGCATATCTTTTAGGAGGAGTTATAGGAACTTCTTTCCTTAGTATAAACTTTAATTCTTCTTACTTCTCTATCCTCACTTTCCTGGCGCTTAACTTGCTCTCGTTCGAGATAGGGGCTGGTTTCAATGTATCCAACATAGGTTCTCTAATGAGAAAATCCATCACTATAGCATTAGTAGAGCTAACTCTGATAACTACATTTTCCTATTTAGCTGGAATATACATACTTCATTTCTCACCTTTCGTTTCTACCTTCTTAGTTTTGGCTTCTTTAGATACCAGTACCTCCATTCTTTACAAACTCTTTGAAAAGAAAAACATAGACGACAAGGACGTTCTGATAGCAGTAGCATCAATAGAGGACGTGGAGGTTTTCTTTCTCTACTCTTTCTTTGTAGCATTAAATGGGTCATTTAGGCTGCTTACTGTAATATCTGTGCTAATAGAAATTATAGTAGCATCTATCCTGATTTACGGTATTGCAAAATTCTTCGTCAATCGTTTTGTGGAGAACATTATAAGGATAGACGACCAAGGTCTTACGGTTCTGATACCCGTCACCTTAGTCTTCGTGTTTGAGTTCGTCTCTACTTCCGTCGGGATACCAACTACACTTTCTATGATACTTGCTGGTATAGCGTTCTCCTCAATCTCTTCGAGCAACAAGGTGTTCAAGTTGAGTTCTCCTATACGAGATTTAGCTCTGATATTCTTCTTCCTCTCCGTTGGTGGTTATTTGAAAATATCTATATCTTTAATAGAGTTCTTTGTAATTGGTCTTTTAGTTTTGGTAATAAAGTATTTCTCATTCAGTGTTGCCTCATGGGTTACAGGATCCCCATTCAAGAGAGCGTTTGGAAACGGATTCTACATGATAGCTATAAGCGAATTCGGTATAATAGTAAGTATAGACGCAATAAGTGAGGGTCTAGATCTATATCCGATTTACTACTTATCAGTAACTGTAGTAATCATTTCGTCAATTATTGTATCAATTATTGATATTAATATAAATAAAATTGAAAATCTTATATCTTATATTTACAGCAAGTCTTACACTCTGAGACTTGTAGACTCAGCTTTCCTTTGGGTTAACAGAAACGCTATCAAAAGTTTGTCCCCAATTGCAAGGTCTAACTTGTTCAAGAGTTTCATCCTTGTTGTAGGGTACCTAATTTTGCCAATCTTTCTTTTCTCGAAGCTTAACAGCTTCATAAGTACCTTAATAGATCCGATTTTAGGCCCTTCGTTAATTGATATTTTTATGTCTAGCGTGGATTTGATCTTTGCTTTAGTTATATTTGTAGCATTTTCATTTCAAATATCAAAGATTTATTATACATTCTATAACACTATAATACTGAGTTTGATGAAAACTAAGGCAAAATGGCTGAGGGACTTTTGGAAGCTTGTTTTAAGCCCAGTATATATAGGACAGAGGTTCTACCTTTTAATTACTGGAGCTATATTTTGGACATTGGACCTAGGTAGCTCCCTGCTTTCAAACGGATTCGCCATCAGTTTAGCTCCGTTTCTATTGTTGGTCGGCTTAGCTTCGATAGTTTATTTTTCCACAGTAAAGGTACCTTACAAGATAGACTCAAGCATAATAAACAAGCCACCTTCAAAGAGGAAGGTGGTGAAGATTACTATTTACTCTATAAAGAAAAGCCGGAAAAGAGTCACGAATGAACAGATCAGAACAAAGTTTGCAAACAAAATAGAGGACGTTGTGCCTAAATTGTAA